Part of the Pseudorasbora parva isolate DD20220531a chromosome 13, ASM2467924v1, whole genome shotgun sequence genome is shown below.
ttacagtgtagatattACAATCTCTCACGCCACACAGTTGAGGACTAATACAGTGCTTTATGTTTGAGGTGAATGTGATCTGAGTGTGTACTTCAGAGTCTCCGTCTCCTGCATCAGTGGCTGATGGTGTCGGTCCACTCTCGGAGCGGCGGAGCGGCGGTCGACCTCCAGATCCACATTGCGAATGAGCCTTCAGGAACTTCTGACACTCGGCTTTCTTTGAGGGACTCGTCTCCTacagacacagagacacagCTTTACTGACACTGCGGCCCTTCACTCTTATCCAGGACACATCAGGACGGGTTAGTGTTGATATTACTGACACAATGTGCTCAAAAATAGTTTTGACCACTTCCAAATGTGTTTTAGAACCGGATTTGGTGTGTATTTTGTATCGTTACATCAAACAGATCAGACAAAATAGATGTTAACAGCCAAATGTGAACAGGACCAGGAACACTTAACCCTTTATGGTGCAGAGTTACCATATGGCAAGAATTAATTTCTACCCATTTCCTTGTTAATCAGAAAAAATGCAATATATTGCACTATGGGGATTAAAAGGGAAGGCCTTAAGGTTGCCAATGATTGCTCTATTAACCTGATTTATAAATATCTCTTaaaggagatttttttttctcttttaaatTAGACATTTTATTCACAGATCTTACATAGTTTAACtgtaaattgagaaaatataaatgtttccaTAAGGCAACGCTGTACCACAGTGGAATTGTTATATGTATTTCCCCCACTGGGATAGTTTATAGATGGTAGCATCAATAATATGATTgcagttatttatttatgtgacgTGTTTTTTGTAGTATAGTTTATgtataaataacaaaataatttcTTCTTTTCAGAAAATGAGCAATATTTAAGGAAAGGGCAGAATTCGCTCTTCcatgtgatgagtgtgaggatGAGTTTGGCCATTTTGAAGGTTAAATGTTAGGGCACtacttaataattattatttatgtttttaatatatttttaatatattgttcAAAGTATATACATCTTTCAATTTCTAAAAGAAATGACACAGAAAAGAAAATCATACTTTTATAGAAAAACTACTTTTTTGGCCATTTTCCATTGTGATACGGCTTTGCCATTCAGCAACGTTTCCCTAATTACTCCCCGCAGTTTTGATTTGTATGATTGAATACATTTAATGTAAtaacttatttgaaaaaatatttcatggTTAGAACATAATGCATACCAGAGGAtgaaatatggcacaattgtcACAAATACAGTCGGTTTATTGACAGTTTTAGCAATGGAGTACTAAATGTGTTTCTTTTATGATATTATAGTGAAGacatttaatacaaatatacagTAGCAgagtttttaatattatttatatactattatactaTCTTATTAATATTCTGAATtagctttttattattatgtattcaTTTTAGTGTAAGTAATTTCATGTAAGTAGTTTTGTTATGGggttgtcatttttattagttttaaatacatttttatttcagtttttttgttttagtcaTTTCAGTACTTCAGcttaaacttattttatttcagttagttgtcAAGGAAAGTTTTTAAGCACAATTTTTGCTTAATTTCAATTCGGAAAATAATTTGAACCAGTTTTAGTAAACTAACAATACTGTACAGTAGATATCTATACATATATGACTGGAAATTGctcaaaaaaaagttattgcATGTTTAGAAGCAACTCTGCGGCTGTTTCGTTTCAGTGCATGAACTGTCTAATATCAAACTAATGAAGCTCAATAGAGAGTAAATCACTGCTATTGCACTGAGATTTTCAGGGGAAGAAAGTGATATCACCTGTAACTGGGCCATTACTCTGGACGGGACGTCCTGGTATTTTGGAGAGATCCAGAGCGCTTTAACCGGCACAGGTTTGGCATGTTCCCTCTGCGCCTCCAGCTCTCGAAACCGCTTTTGGACTTCACGCAGCTTGCGCACATTTTCTTTACCGAAGTCTCGTATGACAGGCTCTGTCAAAGAAGAACATGGAGCAGATGGAAATAATCaagaataataaatacatttttattataataaataaataattgtattcatcaacgacacattaaattgatcaaaagtcacagtgaagacatttataatgttacaaaagattctatttcaaataaactcTGTCCTTCTGAACTgaattcatcaaagaatccagggaaataaaatgtatcaaagtcttcaacattgataataatcataaatgtctcTTGAGTAGCAAATTctgatattagaatgatttctgaaggatcatgtgacactgaagactggaggaatgtaATGAAAaagcacaggaataaattacactttactatatattaacacagaaaacatctgttttaaagtgtaaaatttttcacagttttactgtatttttgatccaataaatgcagccttggtgagcagaagagactcttgCTGATGCCAAATGTTCGAATTTCAGTGTATAATAAATCATTAGCCCTCTAAAAACTCAACTTTCAaacattaaaggaactgtatgtaagaaatgtatttcaattaatcataaaatgggcctgatatgtcactagggataaagaaatcatgttaattttaaatacttatatcactgacaacagtagtccgacCAGGATATTGtgattataaagttgttgttgcagccctcaactgatgttgatgatgtcatgttgtgttttggcctgaagctccgccctccacctatcgaccaatcacaaagtcagtagtgttttggcatttgggttgccagatctgctctagttaccaaaGCTGCAGATACAAACGTTCCTCCTGAtcgtccaatctggcaacctcgagtcaaggtgagggggagggggatacaccgctctacaggcatttgaaagtgattgcagtaccagttttggccacaatcttacatacacttcctttaactcaTTTTAGTCATGAACATGTATTATGATCTCACTAGATTTGGCAGGACTGGGGTTCAGCGCCACTCCCTCCAGTCTCAGCAGGTTTCCCACAACCCCCCTCTGCCCTCTCTCCAGGATATGAACCGCGTTGGCACCGATGCGGGGTCGAGGGGAGGAGCGGGCGCTGTAGGACCCGGGATAAAGCACAGGGTCCGGTGCCAACGGGCCCTTCAGAAGAGGAGACGAGCCGCTCTGATCATTGCCCTCCAGCCGACCACGAGCTTCAAGACAACAGAGAGATCAGAtgaaccatcacacacacacacacatagaacaGAGTGAACGTCACAGATTCAGGCTTACCCGTGGATGGGCGTTTGTAATATTCAGGGAACAGCGTGGGGTCTGGAGGAATGGGACCAGAGATCGCCGAGGGCCCTTCACACATTCTGCTGCTACTGGGGATTATGACAAGGCTTTCATATAGTATATGCCAGCACATAAAACTTGACAACAAACTTGTTTCCCGAAGGTGTTTACTCTGTAACACTTTACACGAGAAGAATCATGTTACAATCATACACACAAATCCATAATATACAATAGACCAACAGCACACTTAAAAACTACGCAGGAATGCACTTAAAGAACACTTACAAGAGTATACTTCAGTAAAAAAAAGTGCTACAAGTAAAACAGTTGTAGCTGTGTAGTCAATGTTTACTACTGTCTGTTTCAGTATACTTAAAAGAACACTTTTATACACTAAAAAGTGGACCAGTTTAGTCCCAAGTAGTATTGAAATAGTATACTTACAAGTAGCACATTGATATAAGTATACTACATAAAGTATACTTACAAATATGCTTAAGTatacttaataaataaaaacgttAAAGTTTTTTGAAAAGGTCATAAGGCAGTTTGTATAAAgagttaataattattattgtttatttaaatgaattctATTTATTTCTAACTTATTCTTTAGGTtatatttatgatatatttctatattattttataatcatACCTTAATGCTCTTATCGAATGATTAGCAGGGCAACGGGTAACTAGctcaaaataaacatgtattcaGTAATAACAGCTTTTGGTAAGCaggatttatttattattgtgcatACTGCATTTGCAGTTATTTGACCACTCTTACCGTTAGTAAACACTAACGTTACAGTCTAAACACCTGCTGATTCACATAATAATGGATTCAGAACGATCAAGCGCCATATTAATCTGTGAGTGAACATAAAcagtgataaatcatgaaaacgaGTTCCTGAAGAAACTTACCTTTAATGAAACCCTCAGTTATTTAATAATGTTGCAGTTAAAGCGCGATATTAGCTCCGTTTTTCGGTTACACGCAGACTGATGACGCATTAACAACAAGCGCAAAGCTTCACCATGGCAacgtcttaaagaggcagcagcTGGTTTCTAGCGCAAGAAGATATTGTggatattataaataaatacgcAAACAATATTATAAGATTTACGCGTATGGTCCTATATTTATATTCTAGGATCCGAAAAAATGAATGTAATGTgggtctgtctgtctatcgtgCATTTAGAAAGAAAGGTCAGTGTGCAAAAACCTGGGGAaacaatatgtttttaaaagagaAACAAGAGTTGCTAAATGAAGCTAAATATCATACATTTTTTACGTAATCTAGGAGAAAGATGAAAACGTTGCGGACTGCGCATGCGCGGTTCACGCGCCGTTCTCCTTCAGTGTGCCCTCAGTCTCGCGCTGTGCAGTGCAAAAACACCGTCAGGCACATCGACACGGCAAAAACACGGTAGGGTTGAATGATTTACTCGGAAACCTTGCTCGATACACCAGACAAACACGTACTCTTTTATATTCTGATGTGAGATAATGAGCGCTGTTGCTATTTCTGTGCACACTGGAGCTGTAGTTTGTCCGTCAGTTCTGGTTCAGGGCCGCAGAGACGTCATGCCGCTATAatactgatgataataaaaTCTCTGCTACGGTTTATtcttaaaacatgattttaattcgCATGCTGGAGTGTTACGCGTCTAATCTCAGTGGTTTGATATAAAACATGTCAGTGTTTCATCAAGGACACTGCTCGTGTGACTTTTTGATTTTAACGGGTGGCTAACTTAACGTTAAAATAACGGACTGTGTTCCGCGCGTCTCAGACATAACGGTCAGATATAAAGCAATAAACTTATGCGCTAAAGCTCCATACGCTCTTAttaatactactaataattGATCTTTAAGGTATCAAACCGCTCCCGTTATTCGTTATCTGGGCgttgtgcgtgcgtgcgtcgCGTCACTCGCGCGATGGTTATGCAGCCTTGAgcgactttctttctttctctttctttctttgtgtGTTGGGACAATGCTTGAAGTCCTCAATGATTCAAAAACATGCACAAATCCACTAAAACAGCCTCAGAACGACcatgtgtgtaaatgtgtgtatCATGTCTTGCACTCATTGATCTCATTGTGGCGTCTGCTATTGTCATTGTTTTCCTCTAACTGTTACTTGATAAACACGATATTTTGTTACTTAGTAGTTGTTACCGTCTGAACGACTATAATGTAATGGTATTAAAATGTAAACCATGTCTAAGTCATTGTGACTTATTCTCACTGTAAAAATTACAGTAGCCTCACTAAAGCATTAGTTTCTTTGGTGTGAGTAAAAAAAACCAAAACTGATTGTCAAGCAGAACTAAAAATGTAAGCAATATCGAAAATGGGACCTTAGCAGCTTTATGATCATGCATAGCTTTCATAAAGAGTCGTACATGTATATAATATTATAGTATGTGTATGGATGTTCGTTTGAGTGGTTTGCTACAGAATTATAGGGAAGCTGTCTGGTGtaaagattatatatatatatatatatatatatatatatatatatatatatatatatatatatatatatatatatatatatatatatatatatttgcactTTTCTGCTTCATCAATATAATTAAATCTGCTTATAAATGGCACCTGGTCTCTAAAACACAGCACACTCTGTTACATGCATTTAAAAAGTAACACTAATGTTCACAGATAAAGTTACTTATTTAATCTATTGCTGGCATAATTATTTAGTTTTACAGCTAAATATTCTCAGTTGAGCAGTGCACAGAActttataattatttgtattaaactaTTAATTGTAAGTATATACACTGTTTAGGCAtgccattatgaccaccttactaatattgtgttggtcacgTGCCACTGtcggtgctttcggcggggtcagcggtcagcatgggcaccctgactggtcagcggctattccgccccatacacaacaaactgagatgctctgtgtattctgacagctttctatcagaaccagcattatcttcatgagcagtttgagctccagtagctcgtctgtttgatcggaccacacgggccagccttcgctccccacgtgcatcaatgagccttggccgcccatgaccctgtggccggttctccactgttccttccttggagcacttttgatagatactgaccactgcagaccgggaacagcccacaagagctgcagttttggagatgctctgacccagtctagccgtcacaatctggccaaactcgctcaaatccttacgcttgcccattttttatGTTTCCAACATATCaaatttgaggacaaaatgttcacttgctgcctaatatatttttataaagccTATATGACAGACTTGCGTGGCAAATATTGAATTtaactgttttctttttttgaagtgattttaattaaaaaaacaaaaacaaattaaccATAATGGTGAACAATGTGCATCTGAAGTATCTTAGTTGAAGGGCCAAATTCTCTTATCGGTCTGATAATGCTCAAACATCAGTATCAGTCATGACACTCACACTCACCATATGTTTGTGCACAACAAACCAGTATTACCTTAAACCAACTTTtagtaatgcattataaagacAGTTAGCTCTTAACACAGATGTTTTGCATGATTGATCATCTGTACGTCAATACTTACTCCCTCTCGCCCTTGTGCTCTGGATTGTCATTGTGATTGTGTGTTTTTCCCATGAGCTGCACTCGCTCTAAAGGCCTTTGGCTGAGGATGTTAAGTGGATTTGTTCTTGATTGATGACTGTTTGGCACCAGACCAAGAGTGTGTGAGATGCTTCAGTAAATGATGAATAGAGCAGGTACAGCAGGTGGATTTTAAATGGCTTTTAAAGCTGCTCTAATTTCTGGTTTATTGTTCACTGACCGGTACAGCAGTGATCCAATCAGCATTGATGCAACAACATGCAACAGATACTGAGATTAAATGATCATGTGATCTCAACATGGCGACCACCATGAGATCACTGATGTGAGACTCATCTCATGCATGCATTATTTTAAACAGATCTGATAAAAGTGCAATTTGTTGCTtcttaacatttacatttatgcatttggcagacgcttttatccaaagcaacttacgtTGTATTCAaggtacaattttttttaacattattgtcagttcttaaGAAAGAACTGATGCATCCTGGTGTCAAAGTTTTTGGTGTTGAGGAAAGTATTTTCCTCACGTCACATGGAGAACCAGCGGTGTCAGTTGAGCCTATTTTTAGGGCGTGTGTCTAAGGATCTGGGGGAGGGGGACATGCTCTGTAAAGATGGCACCTCAGCATCCCGTCACCTGGGATACGCCCCTTTCCCAAGGGCAGGGGTTGCCATGGCCACCCCCTCTGTGTGACCCTCGTTCTGTGGTGTAGGGAGTCGGTGTGCTGTGGTTTATGGTGTGTGCCTGATTGTGATCTCTGACCCCAGATCATGTCTGAGAAAGGACAGAAGCAGAAAGAGACACAAGTGAAAGGAAGCAGTGAGACCTGCCATCACTGCAAGCCAAAGACATGCGGTGAGTGATGGATAGAGAGGATgggagatggatggatggacaaatatagatagatagatagatagatagatagatagatagatagatagatagatagatagatagatagatagatagatagatagatagatagatagatagatagatagatagatagatagatagatagacagatagatagaaagatgaCTCATCAATCATGATGTAAATAAAAATCATGTTTACAGTCGTGCACTTCTGCAACAGTCAtgtgttgttatttgacaaacatttgtgtcttgtacatgtaaacataataataaaaatgaataaactgtggcaatatctgaagggggaggagaattaatgcttGTCACGTTTAttcgataaaacacttccgcaaaggatACACCTCTGTATCCTCGCTCACGACTCCTCAGGAAGCTCCTTACAATTAGAGAATTGAAATGttctacaagatggctgagctccatcgaCTTCCGGGTCACAGGATAGAAGCACCCTATGTCCGATATTTCTTTCCAACTCCTCTCATGACCTTGAAAAGCTGGTAAACTGGTAATTTTGCACGCTAGACAAGGACACCAGAGCTGCACGATCACAGGAATTAAACCTGTATGCTACTTTAATTTCACCTGTTCTGCTTCGAGTTTGACTCACACACTTTACAGCTccacatttttgtgcttttttaaaaatataacctGTGCATTTTGCTCTAAACCCTCTGGTACACACGCACCACACACTTCAGTTGTATGTGCATCACTGTAAACgtgtttttaaacaattttctGTGGTAGTAGACAATACACTGTGAACTTGTAGTAAACCCAGAGCTTTCGTTGTGTGTGTGAACATAGAAACACACTGTGCTGTAGTTGATATAGTCTCATGCATCCttcagtgtgagtgtgtgtaatgATAACCTGTGACATCAGCAGCGCTGTAAATGGTAAGCGCAAACGTTGCACAACACCTGCATCAGCTAGCATGCCGCTTCTAGCGCTGTGTGTGTAGGAGACTGAACCGTTCGGAGGTGTGTGCTGCTGGTATTTGTAGACCGTTGTAAACATGTTGCACAACTTGCATTGCATGCACAATGTCACACGGCTGATCACGTCTTGTCTCTTTCTGTCCAGGAAACATGGCCGTCCCTCCTGCATACGCTGACCTCGGCAAATCTGCCAAAGATATCTTCAGCAAAGGATATGGTGAGTGACAACCACACTATTCAGTACTAATGCAGTCAGAGTTCTGTATGGAAATGTTTGCAGCTGCTCATTGTAATGTGATAGTAACTGAATCAATGCTGACCTTTTGACAGACAGATGGTGGGTTCATGTCAGAGGTTAAACGACAGGAAATAGTTCTAGAAGGAGTAGACCATCTCGCTTTCTTTTCTCTGAGGCTCATGGGAATCGTGACATTCACATACATTGAGATGATCTTTATCCTGTAGAATTAGATCAAATTCTGATGTTTATATATTTGAGCATATAGATTAGACTGTGCTGATTATCAGCATCATCACTTAGTTGActtacagtggggcaaaaaagtatttagtcagccaccaattgtgcaagttctcacacttaaaaagatgagaggccTTTAATATTCATCATAggtgagagacagaatgagaaaaaaatcacattgtctgatttttaaacaatttattagcaaattatggtggaaatgAAGTATCCTTTTTTAAGTATCTTAAGTATCCTATTTAAGAAATGAAGTATCCTATTGGCCACCtaaaaaaaaagcaagatttctggctctcacatacctgtaacttcttctttaagaggctcctctgtcttccactcgttacctgtattaattGCAACTCGTTTGAACtcattatcagtataaaagacacctgtccacaacctcaaacagtcagactccaaactccactatggcccagaccaaagagctgtcaaaggacaccagaaacactattgtagacctgcaccaggctgggaagactgaatctgcaataggcaagcagcttggtgtgaagaaatcaactgtgggagcaattattagaaaattaaAGACATACAataccactgataatctcccttgatctggggctccacgcaagatctcatcccgtggggtcaaaatgatcacaagaacggtgagcgaaaatcccagaaccacatggTCGgactagggatgttaaccgatgaccgtttgaccgatggttgatcGTATCAACGTAAACTGATCAAAGTTGTGTCGGttgtcggtaaaaaaaaaaaaagtgatctctaaattaaattaggctattatagacagtggactaaacgcttcTACGGTTAGCATCAATTTTACATAACTTGCCTGTTTGTACTtcataaaccaataaaaactttTGCCGGGatgtcacagcgtttgggtttgggtttgCAAATTTTAAACTAATTGGTTAACTGGTTTCAACCTGCTAATGATGCTCGGTgatcggtcaagaaaatgtttagttttcgccatccctaggGGGGACCTAGTGAAAGACCTGctgagagctgggaccaaagtaacaaaggctaccatcagtaacacactacgccaCCAGGGACTCCAACTCTGCAGTGCCAGATgcgtccccctgcttaagccagtacatgtccaggcccatctgaagtttgctagagagtatttggatgatccagaagaggattgggagaatgttaTATGGTCAACTGAAACCCAAAagtttttggtaaaaactcaacttgtcatgtttgaaggagaaagaatgctgagttgcaccatacctactgtgaagcctGGGGTATAAACATCATgatttggggctgtttttctgcaacgggaccaggacgactgatccgtgtaaagaTAAGAATAAATAGGGCCATGTTTCGTGAGATTTTAAGTaacaacctccttccatcagcaagggcattgaagatgaaatgtggctgggtctttcagcatgacaaacATTCAGCATGTTTTGGATCCCAAACACACTGCCCGAacaacgaaggagtggcttcgtcagaagcatttcaaggtcctggagtggcctaacCAGTCTcggatctcaaccccatagaaaatctttggagggagttgaaaatcagtgttgcccagcgacagccccaaaTCATCCCTGCTCTAgtggagatctgcatggaggaatcgaccaaactaccagcaacagtgtgtaaaaaccttgtggcgatttacagaaaatgtttgacCAACAAAGggtaacaaagtattgagatgaacttttgttattgaccaaatacttattttccaccatcatTTGCAAtgcagacaatgtgatttttcttaatttttcttctcattctgtctctcatagctGAAGTGTACCTATAATGAAGATgtcaggcctctctcatctttttaagtgggagaacttgcacaattgagggctgactaaatacttttttgccccactttagatgttttttttttaagatcaaGAGTTATTGTACGTAGTCACATCTCTCTCTCGCTGTCTCTCGCTCAGGCTTTGGAGCTGTTAAGCTTGACCTGAAGACCAAGTCTCAGAGTGGAGTTGTGAGTTGCTCTTTTTCTCTGTCTCTTCACTAACAAATTAAATGCACACAAGCACCAGGTGCATGAATGATGATCGGTCAGTTTCGTGGTGTATGTCAAAGTGTCATAGCTCTGCCATCTGATATCTTCACTGTGTGCTTTTATGTAAGAGTTATTTTCCTCGTCACTCTTGCTCTTCTCTTAAAATTAGTTCATGTTTACTTGTGAACATCCTCTTCCTGTAAAGAAAACATCTtcctgtgtgtgagagtgtatgtgtgtttgtttctctgagtgtgtttgtttttgtgagtgtgtgtgagagcgtgtgtgcttgtgtattt
Proteins encoded:
- the enkd1 gene encoding enkurin domain-containing protein 1 isoform X1 produces the protein MCWHILYESLVIIPSSSRMCEGPSAISGPIPPDPTLFPEYYKRPSTARGRLEGNDQSGSSPLLKGPLAPDPVLYPGSYSARSSPRPRIGANAVHILERGQRGVVGNLLRLEGVALNPSPAKSKPVIRDFGKENVRKLREVQKRFRELEAQREHAKPVPVKALWISPKYQDVPSRVMAQLQETSPSKKAECQKFLKAHSQCGSGGRPPLRRSESGPTPSATDAGDGDSEMHVRGHMVDFVSHNARAASKTSLRRSQSLQNLRDKTPPSAVKGKVPEYLEQRKVQWKKEEEERRRNIPDPSIPAGHTQMSERKRQETLQSLKETHRSLVSELLSLPVNTDTLSLRSRRAGLDRRLSEVEEAIKIFSRDKVYVKVDS
- the enkd1 gene encoding enkurin domain-containing protein 1 isoform X2, translated to MCEGPSAISGPIPPDPTLFPEYYKRPSTARGRLEGNDQSGSSPLLKGPLAPDPVLYPGSYSARSSPRPRIGANAVHILERGQRGVVGNLLRLEGVALNPSPAKSKPVIRDFGKENVRKLREVQKRFRELEAQREHAKPVPVKALWISPKYQDVPSRVMAQLQETSPSKKAECQKFLKAHSQCGSGGRPPLRRSESGPTPSATDAGDGDSEMHVRGHMVDFVSHNARAASKTSLRRSQSLQNLRDKTPPSAVKGKVPEYLEQRKVQWKKEEEERRRNIPDPSIPAGHTQMSERKRQETLQSLKETHRSLVSELLSLPVNTDTLSLRSRRAGLDRRLSEVEEAIKIFSRDKVYVKVDS